A portion of the Vibrio coralliirubri genome contains these proteins:
- the rpoC gene encoding DNA-directed RNA polymerase subunit beta': MKDLLNFLKAQHKTEEFDAIKIGLSSPDMIRSWSFGEVKKPETINYRTFKPERDGLFCARIFGPVKDYECLCGKYKRLKHRGVICEKCGVEVTQTKVRRDRMGHIELASPVAHIWFLKSLPSRIGLLMDIPLRDIERVLYFEMYVVTEPGMTDLEKSQMLTEEEYLDRLEEWGDEFTAKMGAEAIKDLLATMDLHQEVEEMREELETTNSETKRKKVTKRLKLVEAFIASGNDPQWMILTVLPVLPPDLRPLVPLDGGRFATSDLNDLYRRVINRNNRLKRLLELAAPDIIVRNEKRMLQESVDALLDNGRRGRAITGSNKRPLKSLADMIKGKQGRFRQNLLGKRVDYSGRSVITVGPYLRLHQCGLPKKMALELFKPFIYSKLETRGMATTIKAAKKMVEREEAIVWDILDEVIREHPVLLNRAPTLHRLGIQAFEPVLIEGKAIQLHPLVCAAYNADFDGDQMAVHVPLTLEAQLEARTLMMSTNNILSPASGDPIIVPSQDVVLGLYYMTRDKINVKGEGMYLAGPAEAEKAYRTKTAELHARVKVRITETVVDEDGNSTTETKMVDTTVGRAMLWQIVPAGLPYSIVNQKLGKKQISTLLNECYRKLGLKDTVVFADQIMYAGFAYAALSGVSVGIDDMVVPQAKYDEIESAEEEVREIQEQFQSGLVTAGERYNKVIDIWASTNDRVAKAMMDNLSSETVINREGEEEQQESFNSIYMMADSGARGSAAQIRQLAGMRGLMARPDGSIIETPITANFKEGLNVLQYFISTHGARKGLADTALKTANSGYLTRRLVDVAQDVVVHEHDCGTHEGIDMMPHIEGGDVKVALSELALGRVVAEDVLKPGTEDVLIPRNTLIDEKWCQIMEDNSVDSMKVRSVVTCDADFGCCAQCYGRDLARGHLVNQGEAVGVIAAQSIGEPGTQLTMRTFHIGGAASTAAAENSIQAKTTGTVKLHNAKFVVNKDKKLVITSRASEMTIIDEFGRTKEKHKLPYGSMLTKGDNAAVTAGEVVANWEAHTMPIITEVAGRIQFVDMIDGITVSRQTDDLTGLSSSEVTDAAARPAAGKDMRPAIKLVDEQGNDVMIPGTDMPAHYFLPGKAIVNIEDGAEVGIGDTLSRIPQKSSGNKDITGGLPRVADLFEARKPKEPAILAEHTGTVSFGKETKGKRRLVITREGGDAYEEMIPKHRQLNVFEGEKIERGDVIADGPETPHDILRLRGIHAVTQYIANEVQEVYRLQGVKINDKHIETIVRQMLRKCTITHSGDSPFLPGEQVEYHNVKIANRKLEAEGKELVRFERDLLGITKASLATESFISAASFQETTRVLTEAAVSGKRDDLRGLKENVIVGRLIPAGTGFAYHQERQKQREEEQEGPSAEQATDNLAALLNAGFSSEE; encoded by the coding sequence GTGAAAGACTTATTAAACTTTCTAAAAGCACAGCATAAGACCGAAGAATTTGATGCAATCAAAATCGGTCTATCTTCACCAGACATGATCCGTTCATGGTCTTTTGGTGAAGTTAAAAAGCCGGAAACAATTAACTATCGTACGTTCAAACCTGAACGTGATGGTCTGTTCTGTGCACGTATTTTTGGTCCAGTTAAAGACTACGAATGTCTTTGTGGCAAATACAAGCGCCTGAAGCACCGTGGTGTTATCTGTGAGAAGTGTGGCGTTGAAGTTACACAAACTAAAGTTCGTCGTGACCGCATGGGCCACATTGAGCTAGCTTCACCAGTTGCTCACATCTGGTTCCTAAAATCACTGCCGTCTCGTATCGGTCTACTAATGGATATCCCTCTACGTGATATCGAACGTGTTCTTTACTTCGAGATGTACGTAGTAACTGAACCAGGTATGACTGATCTAGAAAAATCTCAGATGCTTACTGAAGAAGAGTATCTGGATCGTCTAGAAGAGTGGGGTGACGAATTCACTGCTAAGATGGGTGCTGAAGCGATCAAAGATCTGCTTGCAACAATGGACCTTCATCAAGAAGTGGAAGAAATGCGCGAAGAGTTAGAAACTACTAACTCAGAAACTAAGCGTAAAAAAGTTACTAAGCGCCTGAAGCTAGTTGAAGCGTTCATTGCATCGGGTAACGATCCGCAATGGATGATTCTGACTGTACTTCCGGTTCTGCCGCCAGATCTACGTCCTCTAGTACCACTAGATGGCGGTCGTTTTGCGACTTCAGATCTGAACGACCTTTACCGTCGTGTGATCAACCGTAACAACCGTTTGAAGCGCCTTCTAGAGCTAGCTGCTCCGGACATCATCGTACGTAACGAAAAGCGTATGCTGCAAGAGTCTGTTGATGCACTTCTAGATAACGGTCGTCGTGGTCGTGCTATCACTGGTTCTAACAAGCGTCCTCTGAAATCTCTTGCTGATATGATCAAGGGTAAACAAGGTCGTTTCCGTCAGAACCTTCTAGGTAAACGTGTAGACTACTCTGGCCGTTCTGTAATCACAGTAGGTCCATACCTTCGTCTACATCAGTGTGGTCTTCCTAAGAAGATGGCACTTGAGCTATTTAAGCCGTTCATCTACAGCAAGCTAGAAACTCGTGGCATGGCTACGACAATCAAAGCTGCTAAGAAGATGGTAGAGCGCGAAGAAGCTATCGTTTGGGATATCCTAGACGAAGTAATCCGCGAACACCCAGTACTGCTTAACCGTGCACCTACACTTCACCGTCTAGGTATCCAAGCGTTTGAACCAGTACTAATCGAAGGTAAAGCGATTCAGCTTCACCCACTAGTGTGTGCGGCATACAACGCCGACTTCGATGGTGACCAAATGGCGGTACACGTGCCTCTAACTCTAGAAGCACAGCTTGAAGCACGTACACTGATGATGTCGACGAATAACATTCTGTCGCCAGCGTCAGGTGATCCGATCATCGTACCTTCTCAGGACGTTGTATTGGGTCTTTACTACATGACACGTGACAAGATCAACGTGAAAGGCGAAGGTATGTACCTTGCTGGCCCTGCTGAGGCTGAAAAGGCATACCGTACTAAGACTGCTGAGCTACACGCTCGCGTTAAAGTACGTATCACCGAGACTGTAGTAGACGAAGATGGTAACAGCACTACTGAAACGAAGATGGTTGATACAACTGTCGGCCGTGCAATGCTATGGCAAATCGTTCCAGCTGGCCTACCGTACAGCATCGTTAACCAAAAGTTAGGTAAGAAGCAGATCTCTACTCTTCTTAACGAGTGTTACCGTAAGCTTGGTCTAAAAGATACAGTAGTATTTGCTGACCAAATCATGTACGCAGGTTTTGCATACGCTGCACTTTCTGGTGTTTCTGTAGGTATCGACGATATGGTTGTACCTCAAGCGAAATACGATGAAATTGAATCTGCTGAAGAAGAAGTTCGCGAAATCCAAGAGCAATTCCAATCTGGTCTTGTTACTGCGGGTGAGCGTTACAACAAAGTTATCGATATCTGGGCATCTACGAATGACCGCGTTGCGAAAGCAATGATGGATAACCTATCTTCTGAAACAGTTATCAACCGTGAAGGCGAAGAAGAACAGCAAGAATCGTTCAACAGCATCTACATGATGGCCGACTCGGGCGCACGTGGTTCTGCAGCTCAGATTCGTCAGCTAGCAGGTATGCGTGGTCTGATGGCGCGTCCAGATGGTTCAATCATCGAAACGCCGATCACAGCGAACTTTAAAGAAGGTCTAAACGTCCTTCAGTACTTTATCTCAACGCACGGTGCTCGTAAGGGTCTTGCGGATACAGCACTGAAAACAGCAAACTCGGGTTACCTAACTCGTCGTCTAGTAGACGTTGCTCAAGACGTTGTAGTACATGAACATGACTGTGGCACGCATGAAGGTATCGACATGATGCCTCACATCGAAGGTGGTGACGTTAAAGTTGCACTTTCTGAGCTTGCTCTAGGTCGTGTAGTAGCTGAAGACGTTCTTAAGCCTGGTACTGAAGATGTACTGATTCCACGTAATACTCTGATTGATGAGAAGTGGTGTCAAATCATGGAAGACAACTCAGTAGATAGCATGAAAGTGCGCTCTGTTGTTACCTGTGATGCAGACTTCGGTTGTTGTGCACAGTGTTACGGTCGTGACCTAGCACGTGGTCACCTAGTGAACCAAGGTGAAGCAGTTGGTGTTATCGCTGCACAATCTATCGGTGAACCGGGTACACAGCTAACGATGCGTACGTTCCACATCGGTGGTGCGGCATCTACTGCAGCAGCAGAGAACAGCATCCAAGCTAAGACAACTGGTACTGTGAAACTTCACAATGCTAAGTTCGTAGTTAACAAAGATAAGAAACTGGTTATCACTTCTCGTGCATCTGAGATGACGATTATTGATGAATTCGGCCGTACTAAAGAGAAGCACAAACTTCCTTACGGTTCGATGCTAACCAAAGGCGACAACGCAGCAGTTACTGCTGGTGAAGTTGTAGCTAACTGGGAAGCGCATACCATGCCAATCATCACTGAAGTGGCAGGTCGTATCCAATTCGTAGATATGATCGATGGTATTACAGTTTCTCGTCAAACTGACGATCTAACGGGTCTTTCTTCAAGTGAAGTTACAGACGCAGCAGCTCGCCCAGCAGCAGGTAAAGATATGCGTCCAGCTATCAAACTTGTTGATGAGCAAGGTAACGACGTAATGATCCCTGGTACTGATATGCCAGCTCACTACTTCCTACCTGGCAAAGCGATTGTAAACATCGAAGATGGCGCTGAAGTTGGCATCGGTGACACACTATCTCGTATCCCTCAAAAATCGAGCGGAAACAAAGATATCACCGGTGGTCTACCACGCGTAGCTGACCTATTCGAAGCTCGTAAACCTAAAGAGCCTGCGATCCTTGCTGAGCACACAGGTACTGTGTCTTTCGGTAAAGAAACGAAAGGTAAGCGTCGTCTAGTAATCACTCGTGAAGGCGGTGACGCTTACGAAGAGATGATTCCTAAGCATCGTCAATTGAACGTGTTCGAAGGTGAGAAGATTGAACGTGGTGATGTAATCGCCGACGGTCCTGAAACTCCACACGATATCCTGCGTCTACGTGGTATCCACGCAGTAACTCAGTACATCGCGAACGAAGTTCAAGAAGTTTACCGCTTACAAGGCGTAAAGATTAACGATAAGCACATCGAGACTATCGTTCGTCAAATGCTACGTAAGTGTACAATCACTCATTCTGGTGACTCTCCGTTCCTACCTGGCGAACAAGTTGAGTACCACAATGTTAAGATTGCTAACCGTAAGCTAGAAGCTGAAGGTAAAGAACTAGTACGTTTCGAACGTGACCTACTAGGTATTACTAAAGCATCTCTTGCAACTGAGTCATTCATCTCAGCTGCATCGTTCCAAGAAACGACTCGCGTACTAACAGAAGCTGCGGTTTCTGGTAAGCGTGATGACCTTCGCGGTCTGAAAGAGAACGTAATTGTTGGTCGTCTGATCCCAGCTGGTACTGGTTTCGCATACCACCAAGAGCGTCAAAAGCAACGTGAAGAAGAGCAAGAAGGTCCTTCAGCTGAACAAGCTACTGACAATCTAGCAGCACTTCTAAACGCTGGTTTCTCTTCAGAAGAGTAA
- a CDS encoding IS3 family transposase (programmed frameshift): MKTTSRRTQRDYSLAFKLAVVSQVEKGEMTYKQAQERYGIQGRSTVLVWLRKHGQLDWSKGIEQSRALGATMSNSSSTQTPEQRIKELEQQLEETQLKAEFFEAVVKVMDRDFGVRISKKRKAELLRKKPVRRLTVTKACHFIGITRQAFYKRCVAEIHQTKKDESVLGFVKEQRMMHPRIGTRKIKYLLAQNDIEIGRDRLFSLLRMNRLLVQNRRAYHRTTNSNHRFYCHPNRIKEGLIPERPEQLWVADITYLATRRGSTYLSLVTDAYSRKIVGYHISDDMKARTVKQAFLNALKGRKNTGELVHHSDRGVQYCSVEYQELHRQYGVSCSMTDGYDCYQNALAERINGILKMEYLLNKPNDLDEAKKMVAESVKIYNEYRPHTALKYKTPDEVHRAF, encoded by the exons ATGAAAACAACAAGTAGACGTACTCAACGAGATTATTCTCTTGCCTTTAAATTGGCAGTCGTAAGCCAAGTTGAAAAAGGCGAAATGACTTATAAGCAAGCTCAAGAACGTTATGGGATCCAAGGTCGCTCTACCGTTTTAGTTTGGCTTCGCAAACATGGTCAACTAGATTGGTCTAAAGGAATAGAACAATCGAGAGCGTTAGGAGCGACTATGTCAAACTCTTCCTCAACTCAAACCCCAGAGCAACGAATCAAAGAACTCGAGCAGCAATTAGAAGAAACTCAGCTCAAAGCTGAGTTCTTTGAAGCGGTTGTAAAAGTCATGGATCGAGATTTCGGAGTCCGAATCTCAAAGAAGCGCAAGGCCGAGTTATTAAGGAAAAAAC CGGTCAGAAGATTGACCGTCACTAAAGCTTGCCACTTCATAGGTATTACACGACAAGCTTTCTACAAGCGCTGTGTTGCAGAAATTCATCAGACAAAGAAAGATGAATCCGTACTCGGTTTTGTGAAGGAGCAAAGGATGATGCACCCTCGTATAGGGACTCGTAAGATCAAGTATTTACTTGCTCAGAACGATATTGAAATCGGGCGAGACCGCTTATTCTCTCTGCTGAGAATGAATCGATTATTAGTACAGAATCGAAGGGCTTATCATCGAACTACAAACAGTAATCATCGCTTTTACTGCCATCCAAATCGAATTAAGGAAGGCTTAATCCCGGAAAGACCAGAGCAATTATGGGTTGCCGATATTACTTATCTAGCAACGCGGCGTGGTAGTACTTATCTCAGTTTAGTGACGGACGCTTACTCAAGAAAAATCGTGGGCTATCACATAAGTGATGATATGAAAGCTCGCACGGTCAAGCAGGCCTTTTTAAACGCGTTGAAAGGGCGGAAGAATACAGGTGAGCTTGTCCATCACTCAGATAGAGGTGTTCAGTACTGCTCTGTTGAATACCAAGAGTTGCATCGACAGTATGGTGTATCTTGCTCAATGACTGATGGCTATGACTGTTATCAGAATGCGTTGGCAGAGAGGATCAACGGAATACTGAAGATGGAGTATCTGTTGAATAAGCCTAATGATTTAGATGAAGCAAAGAAAATGGTCGCTGAATCAGTAAAAATCTATAATGAATATAGGCCTCACACAGCTCTAAAATACAAAACGCCCGATGAAGTACATCGAGCGTTTTAG
- a CDS encoding Rsd/AlgQ family anti-sigma factor → MVMLNKFKQIQEQWGGSNEVIDHWLETRQSLIVEYCKLAALQPSSSKATAITELPSPEELQKFSQHLVDYISEGHFKIYDMVMDKWQSTGFKATDEINQSYGHIVLTTDPLLNFTDKYAAIEATDTLESFDSELSLVGEILEARFAVEDQLIQQIADSLAVPPGA, encoded by the coding sequence ATGGTCATGCTAAATAAATTCAAACAAATACAAGAACAATGGGGTGGCTCTAATGAGGTCATCGATCATTGGCTCGAAACTCGACAGTCTCTAATCGTTGAGTATTGTAAGCTTGCCGCTCTACAGCCTTCATCGTCGAAAGCAACTGCAATCACCGAACTGCCTTCTCCAGAAGAGCTCCAAAAATTCAGCCAACATCTTGTTGATTACATCTCCGAAGGTCATTTCAAAATCTATGACATGGTGATGGACAAATGGCAGTCTACTGGCTTCAAAGCAACAGACGAAATCAACCAATCTTATGGTCATATCGTTCTTACCACCGATCCACTGCTCAACTTCACCGATAAATACGCTGCCATTGAAGCGACCGACACATTAGAAAGCTTTGATAGTGAGCTATCACTCGTTGGTGAGATTCTTGAGGCTAGGTTTGCGGTTGAAGACCAGCTGATACAACAAATTGCCGACAGCCTAGCGGTTCCACCAGGAGCGTAA